One window of the Pseudomonas sp. S04 genome contains the following:
- a CDS encoding Ldh family oxidoreductase has protein sequence MIRLSLAEARELAESILLHNGFNSAHAQAVSNTVIAGERDGCASHGLYRVLGCVNSLRAGKVSADAEPQVIDQAPSIVRVDAAGGFSQLAFQAGLPMLAAKTRANGIAALAINRCVHFSALWVEIEQLTAAGLVALACNPSHAWVAPAGGSQPVFGTNPIAFGWPRAGQEPFVFDFATSAIARGDIELHRRAGKAIPQGWGVDGQGRPSTDANVVLDSGAMLTFGGHKGSALAAMVELIAGPLIGDLTSAESLAYDAGSKSSPYHGELIIALDPRRFLGDATEQHLARAETLFQSIEGQGARLPSQRRYEARARSQVEGVQIPEALYHDLKALLA, from the coding sequence ATGATCCGACTGTCCCTGGCCGAAGCCCGCGAGCTGGCCGAATCGATCCTGCTGCACAACGGTTTTAACTCCGCCCACGCCCAGGCAGTGAGCAACACGGTGATCGCCGGCGAGCGCGATGGCTGCGCCTCCCACGGTTTGTACCGGGTTCTCGGCTGCGTGAATTCACTGCGGGCCGGCAAGGTCTCGGCCGATGCCGAGCCCCAGGTCATCGACCAGGCGCCCTCGATCGTGCGGGTCGACGCGGCCGGCGGCTTTTCCCAACTGGCGTTCCAGGCCGGGTTGCCGATGCTGGCGGCGAAAACCCGGGCCAACGGGATTGCTGCCCTGGCGATCAATCGCTGTGTGCATTTTTCCGCGTTGTGGGTGGAGATCGAGCAACTCACCGCGGCCGGCCTGGTGGCGTTGGCCTGCAACCCGAGCCATGCCTGGGTCGCACCGGCTGGCGGCAGTCAGCCGGTGTTCGGCACCAACCCGATTGCCTTCGGCTGGCCGCGCGCGGGCCAGGAGCCGTTTGTCTTTGACTTCGCCACCAGTGCAATCGCCCGCGGCGATATCGAATTGCACCGCCGAGCCGGCAAGGCGATTCCCCAAGGCTGGGGCGTGGATGGGCAGGGGCGGCCGAGTACCGATGCCAACGTGGTGCTCGACAGCGGTGCGATGCTGACCTTCGGTGGGCACAAGGGTTCGGCACTGGCGGCCATGGTGGAGTTGATCGCCGGGCCATTGATCGGTGACCTGACCAGCGCCGAATCCCTGGCTTACGATGCGGGCAGCAAATCCTCGCCGTACCACGGCGAACTGATCATCGCCCTCGACCCACGGCGCTTCCTTGGCGACGCCACCGAGCAACACCTGGCCCGTGCCGAAACCCTGTTCCAGAGTATCGAAGGCCAAGGCGCCCGTTTGCCATCGCAACGCCGCTATGAAGCGCGAGCCCGCAGCCAGGTAGAAGGTGTGCAGATCCCCGAGGCGCTGTACCACGACCTGAAGGCGTTGTTGGCCTGA
- a CDS encoding MAPEG family protein encodes MNSPLHVYALCVLLLFGKMLLISCYQGFFRIRHRVFTNAEDARFFQRPALPQELPQVHRAGKAWANDLENIPLFFALGGLCLALEADDQLAPGLFCLFTSARVLHTLMYLGGWQPWRTIAYGLGLACLLAMAGLVAARIFPAAG; translated from the coding sequence ATGAACAGCCCGCTGCACGTCTATGCCCTGTGTGTGCTGCTGTTGTTCGGGAAAATGTTGCTCATCTCCTGCTACCAGGGGTTCTTTCGTATCCGCCACCGGGTGTTCACCAACGCTGAGGATGCGCGATTTTTCCAGCGCCCGGCGCTACCTCAGGAACTGCCCCAGGTACATCGGGCCGGCAAAGCCTGGGCCAATGACCTGGAAAACATTCCGCTGTTCTTTGCGCTGGGCGGCTTGTGTCTGGCCCTGGAAGCCGATGACCAGCTCGCACCCGGGTTGTTTTGCCTGTTCACCAGTGCCCGGGTGCTGCACACCCTGATGTACCTCGGCGGCTGGCAGCCATGGCGCACGATTGCCTATGGGCTAGGGCTGGCTTGCCTGCTGGCAATGGCCGGCCTGGTGGCGGCGAGGATTTTTCCGGCGGCGGGATGA
- a CDS encoding alanyl-tRNA editing protein yields the protein MATHKLFWQDPYRTELQTRVTAVEGDAVCLEQTVFFAFSGGQESDSGTLAGLAVLAAEKHGLEIVYTLPTGHGLQVGSEVEMRIDWARRYRLMRLHFAAEMVLQLVYQLEPGITRIGAHISADKARIDFARETSIATLFPQIESQVATLLSADLPIITAFSDEAAQRRYWHVEGFARMACGGTHPRSTGEIGALKLKRKNTGKGKERIEITLL from the coding sequence ATGGCGACGCACAAGCTCTTCTGGCAAGACCCTTATCGAACCGAGCTGCAAACGCGGGTCACCGCGGTCGAGGGGGATGCGGTGTGTCTCGAACAGACAGTGTTCTTTGCCTTTTCCGGTGGCCAGGAGAGTGACAGCGGAACCCTCGCGGGCCTTGCAGTGCTGGCGGCGGAAAAACATGGCCTGGAGATTGTCTACACCCTGCCCACCGGGCATGGCCTGCAGGTGGGCAGCGAGGTCGAGATGCGCATTGACTGGGCGCGGCGCTACCGCTTGATGCGCCTGCATTTTGCTGCGGAAATGGTCCTGCAACTGGTCTACCAGCTTGAACCGGGCATCACTCGCATCGGTGCCCATATCTCGGCCGACAAGGCGCGCATCGACTTTGCCCGCGAGACCAGCATCGCCACCCTGTTCCCGCAGATCGAGTCCCAGGTCGCTACCTTGTTGAGCGCCGACCTGCCCATCATCACCGCCTTCAGCGATGAAGCCGCGCAGCGCCGCTACTGGCACGTCGAAGGATTTGCGCGAATGGCCTGTGGTGGCACTCACCCACGCTCCACCGGGGAAATCGGCGCCCTCAAGCTCAAGCGCAAGAACACCGGCAAAGGCAAGGAGCGCATCGAAATCACGTTGCTCTAG
- a CDS encoding LysR family transcriptional regulator, giving the protein MSTPDLNLLITLDALLAEGSVARAAQRFHLSPSAMSRALARLRTTTGDPLLVRAGRSLVPTPRAIELREQVRQLVQDASAVLRPVEQLDIGHLVRTFTLRTSDGFVENFGPALIQRLAAEAPGVRVYFLQKLSKDSAPLREGSVDLDTGVVEPGTSPELHTRLLFEDRFVGVVRHGHPLSQGQITVARYMDGQHVLVSRRGLAKGLLDQTFNSQGLQRNIATLVSGFAAALALTRDSQLIATVPERHTRHLRSELFSFTLPLPTPAIGLSLIWHPRMDADPAHRWLRGCIREVCTQVLAQPDTLSKIVQA; this is encoded by the coding sequence ATGTCGACGCCTGATCTGAACCTGCTGATTACCCTGGACGCCCTGCTCGCCGAAGGCAGTGTGGCGCGCGCGGCCCAGCGTTTTCACTTGAGCCCCTCGGCGATGAGCCGGGCCCTGGCTCGTTTGCGCACCACCACCGGCGACCCGCTGCTGGTGCGGGCCGGGCGCAGCCTGGTACCGACGCCACGGGCCATCGAGCTGCGCGAACAGGTGCGCCAACTGGTGCAGGACGCCAGCGCCGTGTTGCGCCCCGTCGAACAGCTGGACATCGGGCATCTGGTGCGCACTTTCACGCTGCGCACCAGCGACGGATTTGTCGAAAACTTCGGCCCGGCATTGATCCAGCGCCTGGCCGCAGAGGCGCCCGGTGTGCGCGTGTACTTCCTGCAAAAGCTCAGCAAGGACAGCGCCCCCCTGCGCGAGGGAAGTGTCGACCTGGACACTGGCGTGGTCGAGCCAGGGACCAGCCCCGAGCTGCACACTCGCCTGCTGTTCGAGGATCGTTTTGTCGGCGTGGTACGCCACGGGCACCCCTTGAGCCAGGGCCAAATCACCGTTGCCCGCTACATGGACGGGCAACACGTGCTGGTTTCCCGTCGCGGCCTGGCCAAGGGGCTGCTGGATCAAACCTTCAATAGCCAGGGTCTGCAACGCAACATCGCGACCCTGGTCAGTGGATTCGCTGCCGCATTGGCGCTGACCCGCGACTCGCAGTTGATCGCCACGGTGCCCGAGCGCCATACCCGGCACTTGCGCAGTGAGCTGTTCAGTTTCACCTTGCCGCTGCCCACCCCGGCCATCGGCCTGTCGCTGATCTGGCACCCACGAATGGACGCCGACCCTGCCCATCGCTGGCTGCGCGGCTGCATACGCGAGGTGTGTACCCAGGTGCTTGCTCAACCCGACACGTTGAGCAAGATCGTTCAAGCCTGA
- a CDS encoding LysE family translocator: protein MLSFLPFLLFAFVASITPGPLNILVLSHGSRRGLVATLPIILGACVAAALVVLSVGLGLGETLLRFPRVQQAMVWAGALWLSWLAWQIFRSPPPALDSTDTRDAGMGVLGAAALQVINPKVWMMAVAVASVFAGDGEQASRMLLLSLLFLLTCLPCMTLWALLGVGSARVLRSPRAFVRMNRGLAVLLLLSAWLGVLV, encoded by the coding sequence ATGCTGTCGTTCCTGCCTTTTCTGTTGTTTGCCTTCGTGGCCTCGATCACCCCGGGGCCACTCAATATCCTGGTCCTGAGTCACGGTTCCCGGCGCGGATTGGTTGCCACCCTGCCGATTATTCTCGGCGCCTGTGTCGCGGCGGCGCTGGTGGTGTTGAGTGTCGGGCTCGGGCTGGGTGAGACGCTGCTGCGGTTCCCGCGCGTGCAACAGGCGATGGTCTGGGCCGGGGCGTTGTGGCTGAGCTGGTTGGCCTGGCAGATCTTTCGCAGTCCACCGCCTGCGCTGGATTCGACCGACACGCGCGACGCCGGTATGGGCGTGCTCGGCGCCGCGGCCCTGCAAGTGATCAACCCCAAAGTCTGGATGATGGCGGTGGCCGTGGCGAGCGTGTTTGCCGGCGACGGGGAACAGGCGTCGCGGATGCTGCTGTTGTCACTGTTGTTCCTCCTGACCTGCCTGCCGTGCATGACCCTGTGGGCGCTGTTGGGCGTGGGCAGCGCCCGGGTATTGCGTTCGCCCCGGGCGTTTGTGCGGATGAACCGTGGGTTGGCGGTGTTGCTGCTGCTGTCGGCCTGGTTGGGCGTGTTGGTGTAG
- a CDS encoding MFS transporter, with translation MNTLSTTTAAQAPPSRWALASLSLSMLLPSLDTSIANAGLPALAGTFEASFAQVQWIVLAYLLSITTLLVSAGRLGDLMGRRRLLLCGISLFTLASLLCGLAPSLGWLIAARALQGFGAAIMLALTLALVGETVPKARIGSAMGLLGSLSAIGTTLGPALGGVLLVASGWQAIFLVSVPLGLLNGWLAWRYLPADGPFAKGKPRGFDLPGSLVLALTLGAYALAMTQGHWVLLLLAAAGAGLFVWRQGRVAVPLVRLQLLGDRQLSAGLAMSLLVSTVIMSTLVVGPFYLARGLGLDALAVGLVLAAGPAVAALSGVPAGRLVDRWGTRRMTQAGLLGMALGATALALLPSASAVPGYLMPMLLLTASYALFQAANNTSIMAGIDPQQRGVVAGLLSLSRNLGLISGAACMGALFAFSTAADVSVASAPALAQGMHASFAVATVLIILALLISHFALGKRGQSGTPD, from the coding sequence ATGAACACTCTCTCCACAACAACCGCCGCCCAAGCGCCACCGAGCCGCTGGGCACTGGCCAGCCTGTCACTGTCGATGCTGTTGCCGTCACTCGATACCAGTATCGCCAATGCTGGTCTGCCAGCCCTGGCCGGGACGTTCGAGGCCTCTTTTGCCCAGGTGCAATGGATTGTCCTGGCCTACCTGCTGAGCATCACCACCTTGCTGGTCAGTGCCGGTCGCCTCGGTGACCTCATGGGGCGGCGACGCCTGCTGCTGTGTGGCATCAGCCTGTTCACCCTGGCCTCATTGCTCTGCGGCCTGGCGCCCAGTCTTGGCTGGCTGATCGCAGCACGGGCGCTGCAGGGATTTGGCGCGGCGATCATGCTCGCCCTGACCCTGGCGCTGGTGGGCGAGACTGTGCCCAAGGCGCGGATTGGCAGCGCCATGGGCCTGCTGGGCAGCCTGTCGGCGATCGGCACCACGCTGGGTCCGGCGCTGGGCGGGGTGTTGCTGGTCGCCAGCGGCTGGCAGGCAATCTTCCTGGTCAGCGTGCCGCTGGGCCTGCTCAATGGCTGGCTGGCCTGGCGCTACCTGCCGGCGGATGGGCCGTTCGCCAAAGGCAAACCGCGCGGTTTTGATCTGCCAGGGAGCCTGGTGCTGGCGTTGACCCTGGGTGCCTACGCGTTGGCCATGACCCAGGGGCACTGGGTGCTGTTGCTGCTGGCAGCCGCGGGCGCTGGGCTGTTTGTCTGGCGCCAGGGGCGGGTGGCGGTACCCTTGGTCCGCCTGCAACTGCTGGGCGATCGGCAATTGAGCGCGGGTCTGGCGATGAGCCTGCTGGTGTCGACGGTGATCATGTCGACTCTGGTGGTCGGGCCGTTTTACCTGGCTCGCGGCCTGGGGCTCGATGCCCTGGCAGTGGGCTTGGTGCTGGCGGCGGGGCCCGCAGTCGCGGCCCTCAGCGGTGTGCCAGCCGGGCGCCTGGTCGACCGTTGGGGCACGCGCCGCATGACCCAGGCCGGGCTGTTGGGGATGGCGCTTGGCGCCACGGCGCTGGCGCTATTGCCGAGCGCCAGCGCAGTGCCCGGCTACCTCATGCCGATGCTGTTGCTGACCGCCAGTTATGCGTTGTTCCAGGCGGCCAACAATACCTCGATCATGGCCGGCATCGACCCGCAGCAACGGGGCGTGGTGGCAGGCCTGCTCAGCCTGTCGCGCAACCTGGGGCTGATCAGTGGGGCGGCGTGCATGGGCGCGCTGTTTGCCTTCTCCACGGCGGCGGATGTGTCGGTTGCGTCTGCGCCCGCATTGGCCCAGGGGATGCACGCCAGCTTCGCGGTGGCCACCGTGTTGATCATTCTGGCGTTGCTGATAAGCCATTTTGCGCTGGGCAAACGCGGTCAGTCAGGCACTCCCGACTGA
- a CDS encoding TerC family protein, translating to MEWIADPTAWLGLLTLIVLELVLGIDNLVFIAILADKLPPEQRDRARVIGLSLALLMRLGLLASISWMVTLTEPLIEVFDKVFSGRDLIMLFGGVFLLFKATMELHERLEGHVATRTGTAAYALFWPIVAQIVVLDAVFSLDAVITAVGMVEHLSVMMIAVVFSIGLMIIASKPLTRFVNGHPTVIMLCLGFLMMIGFSLTAEGLGFHIPKGYLYAAIGFSILIELFNQLARARRKKSLQGHRPMRERTAHAVLRLLGGRSLHADEVGEEIADMLEGTDADQVFDRRERVMISGVLQLAERPIRSAMTPRAEVDYIDLADSAEAIRTTLMHSSYSRLPLIREGRIDEPLGFVHKKELLKELLAGHQPNLEAMARTSINLLESFSILNALEQMRKESTHIAFVVNEFGDFIGLLTMTDILESIAGELPDASEIEGPNIVAQGNGFLVSGALNLSQVRQQIGFQAKATDDYQTLAGLVMSLLDRLPVIGDTLTWEGWNLTVVEVEERRVTRVLLSPVLPS from the coding sequence ATGGAATGGATTGCAGATCCCACGGCCTGGCTTGGCCTGTTGACCCTGATTGTGCTGGAGCTGGTGCTCGGCATCGACAACCTGGTGTTCATTGCCATCCTGGCCGACAAACTGCCGCCCGAGCAGCGTGACCGTGCCCGGGTCATCGGCCTGTCGCTGGCATTGCTGATGCGCCTGGGCTTGCTGGCGAGTATTTCGTGGATGGTGACCCTCACGGAGCCCTTGATCGAGGTGTTCGACAAGGTCTTCTCTGGCCGCGACCTGATCATGTTGTTCGGTGGTGTGTTCCTGTTGTTCAAGGCGACCATGGAGTTGCACGAGCGTCTCGAAGGCCACGTTGCCACCCGCACCGGGACGGCCGCCTATGCGCTGTTCTGGCCAATCGTGGCGCAAATCGTGGTGCTGGATGCGGTGTTCTCGCTGGACGCGGTCATCACTGCGGTGGGCATGGTCGAACACCTGTCGGTGATGATGATTGCCGTGGTGTTCTCCATCGGCCTGATGATCATCGCCAGCAAGCCGCTGACGCGCTTCGTCAACGGCCACCCGACGGTGATCATGCTCTGCCTGGGCTTTTTGATGATGATCGGCTTCAGCCTGACCGCCGAGGGCCTGGGTTTCCACATCCCCAAAGGCTACCTCTACGCGGCCATTGGCTTCTCGATCCTGATCGAGCTGTTCAACCAGTTGGCGCGGGCGCGGCGCAAGAAGAGTCTGCAAGGGCACCGGCCGATGCGCGAGCGCACTGCGCACGCAGTGTTGCGTTTGCTCGGCGGGCGTAGCTTGCACGCCGATGAAGTGGGCGAGGAGATTGCCGACATGCTCGAAGGCACTGACGCCGATCAGGTCTTCGATCGCCGCGAGCGGGTGATGATCAGCGGCGTCCTGCAATTGGCCGAGCGGCCGATCCGCAGCGCGATGACGCCGCGGGCCGAGGTCGATTACATTGACCTGGCCGACTCGGCCGAGGCGATCCGGACCACACTGATGCACTCCTCGTACTCGCGGTTGCCGTTGATCCGCGAGGGCCGCATCGATGAGCCGCTGGGCTTCGTCCACAAGAAAGAGCTGCTCAAGGAATTGCTCGCAGGCCACCAGCCCAACCTGGAAGCCATGGCCCGCACGTCGATCAACCTGCTGGAGAGTTTTTCGATCCTCAATGCGCTGGAACAGATGCGCAAGGAGTCGACGCACATCGCCTTTGTGGTGAACGAGTTCGGTGACTTCATTGGCTTGCTGACCATGACCGACATCCTTGAGTCGATCGCCGGTGAGTTGCCGGACGCCAGCGAAATCGAAGGCCCGAACATTGTCGCCCAGGGCAATGGTTTCCTGGTCAGCGGCGCCTTGAACCTGAGCCAGGTGCGCCAGCAGATCGGCTTCCAGGCCAAGGCCACGGATGACTACCAGACCCTCGCGGGACTGGTCATGAGCCTGCTGGACCGCCTGCCGGTGATTGGCGACACACTCACCTGGGAAGGGTGGAACCTGACCGTGGTCGAGGTCGAAGAGCGGCGGGTGACGCGGGTATTACTTAGCCCAGTGTTGCCAAGTTGA
- a CDS encoding aldehyde dehydrogenase (NADP(+)), with product MSDLLGHNYIGGARSAAGSQTLRSYDASTGEPLSYAFSQATEAEVDAAAQAAASAYPAFRSLAASRRAEFLEAIAEQLEALDEQFSALVSRETALPTARIQGERGRTSGQMRLFAQVLRRGDFYAARIDRALPDRQPLPRVDLRQYRIGVGPVAVFGASNFPLAFSTAGGDTAAALAAGCPVVFKAHSGHMATAERVADAIIRAAEQTGMPKGVFNMIYGAGVGETLVKHPAIQAVGFTGSLKGGRALCDMAAARPQPIPVFAEMSSINPVLVLPEALRVRGTTIASELVASVVQGCGQFCTNPGLVIGIRSGEFSAFIEQLSALMAEQPGQTMLNAGTLASYTRGVEALHAHPQVSHLAGRAQQGRQAQPQLFKAHSRLLLEGDRLLQEEVFGPTTVLVEVADAAELQRALHGLHGQLTATLIAEAADLQAHGELLPLLEQKVGRVLFNGYPTGVEVCDAMVHGGPYPATSDARGTSVGSLAIERFLRPVCYQNCPDQLLPEPLKNANPLAINRLVDGKQQREAISQ from the coding sequence ATGTCCGACCTTCTCGGCCACAACTACATTGGTGGTGCCCGCAGCGCCGCTGGCAGCCAAACCTTGCGCAGTTACGACGCCAGCACCGGCGAGCCCCTGTCCTACGCTTTCAGCCAGGCTACCGAGGCTGAGGTGGACGCCGCCGCCCAGGCCGCCGCGAGCGCCTATCCGGCCTTTCGCAGCTTGGCGGCCAGTCGCCGCGCCGAGTTCCTCGAGGCCATTGCCGAACAACTGGAGGCGCTGGATGAACAGTTCAGCGCCCTGGTCAGCCGCGAGACCGCGTTGCCGACAGCGCGCATTCAGGGCGAACGGGGTCGCACCAGTGGCCAGATGCGTCTGTTCGCCCAAGTCCTGCGCCGCGGCGATTTTTATGCCGCGCGCATCGACCGCGCCCTGCCCGATCGCCAGCCATTGCCCCGCGTGGACCTGCGTCAGTACCGGATCGGTGTGGGTCCGGTGGCAGTGTTTGGCGCCAGCAATTTCCCCCTGGCCTTCTCCACCGCCGGCGGCGACACGGCCGCAGCCCTGGCCGCCGGATGCCCGGTGGTGTTCAAAGCCCACAGCGGACATATGGCGACGGCCGAACGAGTCGCCGATGCGATCATCCGCGCCGCCGAACAGACCGGCATGCCCAAGGGTGTGTTCAACATGATCTACGGTGCCGGGGTCGGTGAAACCCTGGTCAAGCATCCGGCGATCCAGGCAGTCGGGTTTACCGGTTCATTAAAAGGCGGTCGAGCCCTGTGCGACATGGCCGCCGCACGCCCGCAACCGATCCCGGTGTTCGCCGAGATGAGCAGCATCAACCCGGTGCTGGTACTGCCCGAAGCCCTGCGGGTACGGGGTACGACAATCGCCAGTGAACTAGTGGCCTCGGTGGTCCAAGGGTGCGGGCAGTTCTGCACCAACCCAGGCTTGGTGATCGGGATTCGCTCTGGCGAATTCAGTGCCTTCATCGAGCAACTCAGTGCCCTGATGGCCGAGCAGCCGGGGCAAACCATGCTCAACGCCGGCACGCTGGCGAGCTATACCCGGGGGGTCGAAGCGTTGCACGCGCATCCGCAGGTCAGCCACCTCGCCGGCCGCGCGCAACAGGGTCGCCAGGCCCAGCCGCAGTTGTTCAAGGCCCACAGCCGTCTGTTGCTCGAGGGTGACCGGCTGCTGCAGGAGGAAGTCTTCGGTCCGACCACCGTGCTGGTGGAAGTGGCCGACGCCGCTGAACTGCAGCGCGCGCTGCACGGCTTGCACGGTCAACTGACGGCGACGCTAATTGCCGAAGCCGCTGACTTGCAGGCCCATGGCGAGCTATTGCCGTTGCTGGAGCAGAAGGTTGGCCGGGTGCTGTTCAACGGCTACCCGACCGGGGTCGAGGTGTGTGATGCGATGGTCCACGGCGGCCCTTACCCTGCCACCTCCGATGCTCGAGGCACCTCGGTCGGCAGCCTGGCCATCGAGCGTTTCCTGCGCCCGGTGTGCTACCAGAACTGCCCCGACCAGCTACTGCCCGAGCCCCTGAAAAACGCCAACCCACTGGCCATCAACCGCCTGGTTGACGGCAAACAGCAACGTGAAGCCATCAGCCAATAA
- a CDS encoding alpha/beta hydrolase: MSRILMSIVLIAVALYLALCTGLWVFQRALIYYPQARSADSATTLVRLAVDETQVLVSVRQRDGPQALIYFGGNAEDVSANLPQFAQAFTDHALYLMHYRGFGGSGGSPSEEAIAADALALFDQVYAEHRQVVVVGRSLGSGVAVRLASQRPVARLILITPYNSLEELAARQLPIFPVHWLLRDRYDSWKYAPRILVPTLLLAAEHDEVIPRASTERLLRQFAPGVARLEVIPGTGHNSIAASPRYLPLLRDGM; this comes from the coding sequence ATGTCGCGCATCCTGATGTCCATCGTGCTCATCGCTGTAGCGCTGTACCTCGCGCTCTGTACGGGACTGTGGGTGTTCCAGCGCGCGCTGATCTACTACCCGCAAGCGCGTTCCGCTGACAGCGCGACAACCCTAGTGAGGCTTGCGGTGGATGAGACCCAGGTGCTGGTCAGCGTCCGTCAGCGCGACGGGCCCCAGGCCCTGATCTACTTCGGCGGTAATGCCGAGGATGTCTCGGCGAACCTGCCGCAGTTTGCCCAGGCCTTTACCGATCACGCCCTGTACCTGATGCACTACCGGGGTTTTGGCGGCAGCGGCGGCTCACCTTCGGAGGAAGCGATTGCCGCGGATGCGCTGGCACTGTTCGATCAGGTCTACGCCGAGCACCGACAGGTTGTGGTGGTCGGTCGCAGTCTAGGCTCTGGGGTCGCGGTGCGCCTGGCCAGCCAACGGCCGGTGGCGCGACTGATCCTGATTACCCCCTACAACAGCCTGGAAGAGCTGGCCGCCCGCCAGTTGCCAATCTTCCCGGTGCACTGGCTGCTGCGCGACCGCTACGACTCCTGGAAGTACGCCCCGCGCATCCTGGTGCCAACCCTGCTGCTGGCCGCCGAACATGACGAGGTCATCCCCCGCGCCAGCACCGAGCGTCTGCTACGCCAGTTCGCCCCCGGCGTGGCCAGGCTCGAGGTCATACCCGGCACGGGACACAACTCCATCGCCGCCAGCCCCAGGTACCTGCCGTTGCTGCGCGATGGGATGTGA
- a CDS encoding AraC family transcriptional regulator → MDDHHWIELSQDPDTGIESIRAHFQGHAYDPHWHDSFLVGITEQGVQQFNCRRVRHLSTPGKVFMLEPGEIHDGQAPTEEGFTYSMLYFDPAWLEQQLRLLFEQVPQHSQLGFADTLSQDPGLAMCIGQAFQALHRGELRIVRQSATDNLLAALTRHLDWRQRQTYDPRLPRVAQVARDYLQAHAFEDIGLDQLAQVCGVDRFRLSRAFKAAFGLAPHAYLIQLRLARARLWLARGETPAQVASALGFADQSHLGRWFRRAYRLTPADYRKRCSNLPD, encoded by the coding sequence ATGGACGATCACCACTGGATCGAACTGTCCCAGGATCCCGACACTGGGATCGAGTCGATCCGCGCGCATTTCCAGGGCCACGCCTATGACCCGCACTGGCACGACAGCTTCCTGGTGGGAATCACCGAGCAGGGCGTGCAGCAGTTCAATTGCCGGCGGGTGCGCCACCTCAGTACGCCCGGCAAGGTGTTCATGCTGGAGCCGGGGGAAATCCACGATGGGCAGGCCCCGACCGAGGAAGGTTTCACCTACTCCATGCTGTACTTCGATCCGGCGTGGCTGGAGCAGCAACTGCGCTTGCTGTTCGAGCAGGTGCCGCAGCACAGCCAGTTGGGCTTCGCCGACACCCTGAGCCAGGATCCGGGCCTGGCAATGTGCATTGGCCAGGCTTTCCAGGCGCTGCACCGGGGCGAGTTGCGCATCGTGCGCCAGAGCGCCACCGACAACTTGTTGGCCGCGCTCACCCGGCACCTCGACTGGCGTCAGCGCCAGACCTATGATCCGCGCCTGCCACGGGTGGCCCAGGTGGCGCGTGACTACCTGCAGGCCCACGCCTTTGAAGACATCGGCCTGGATCAATTGGCCCAGGTCTGTGGCGTCGACCGTTTTCGCCTGAGCCGCGCCTTCAAGGCGGCGTTCGGGCTGGCGCCCCATGCCTATCTGATCCAGCTGCGCCTGGCCCGGGCGCGCTTGTGGCTGGCGCGGGGCGAAACTCCGGCGCAGGTTGCCAGTGCCCTGGGTTTTGCCGATCAGAGTCATCTGGGGCGCTGGTTCCGCCGTGCCTATCGGCTCACCCCGGCCGATTACCGTAAGCGCTGCTCAAACCTTCCAGACTGA
- a CDS encoding DUF2834 domain-containing protein, which produces MSRPYLALAALSGFSLYTGWTLLIAEQSLLAFGMGLLSRPDTAQVVIDLYLLAGMAGVWMYRDARAKGRSLVSVLPYLLLTAIFVSIGPLLYLVVNGFCAKPGARGQG; this is translated from the coding sequence ATGTCTCGACCCTATCTCGCCCTGGCCGCCTTGAGCGGATTTTCCCTGTACACCGGCTGGACCCTGTTGATCGCCGAGCAATCGCTGCTGGCGTTCGGGATGGGCCTTTTGTCCCGGCCGGATACCGCCCAGGTGGTCATCGATCTCTACCTGCTGGCGGGCATGGCCGGCGTCTGGATGTACCGGGACGCCCGGGCCAAGGGCCGCTCCTTGGTATCGGTGCTGCCGTATTTGCTGCTCACCGCGATCTTCGTCTCGATCGGCCCGCTGCTGTACCTGGTGGTCAATGGCTTTTGCGCCAAGCCCGGCGCCAGGGGGCAGGGATGA